One window of Thioflexithrix psekupsensis genomic DNA carries:
- a CDS encoding AAA family ATPase, with product MKFPYGISDFKKIIEQNLFYVDRTDRIPLLEEAGYQLLFLRPRRFGKSLLLNMLSNYYDVANADEFETLFGHLAIGKNPTEKHNQYLVMTWDFSKVDARGTIEEIQGRLYDHVNNSIKASAEKYQLDVVINRGNAVSSFDDFLRASCAKNHKLYLFIDEYDNFANEVMASKVHNNDRYADLVYGEGILKSLFKNVKAAAAGNGLDRVFITGVSPVIMADISSGYNVATNIYRYPRFNDLCGFNEAEIKQALHQVANECQQNGELVDIEAAMKTMRQFYNGYCFNQHDLTSVYNPTLALYFLKSLQEEYRYPDDLLDHNLGMDRDRINYIAQLPNGPALIQRICDDSQQVIVPKLHDRFGVKDMLEQEQEEEALASLLYYLGVLTQDKVVALGKLQLRIPNLVIRSLYVEKLRKLLLPDVQLSDFSQAKEQFFITGDLQPLCEFIQERLNIFSNRDYRWVNEFAIKTAFMMLLFDDRLYIVDSEPELKRQYADFTLIARPDMRKYEMLDHLMEFKFVKLSDVNLSGKEVQHLSEKALQELPQVQAAFTAAFAQLETYQPILFDRYGEDILRLQTTAVVAVEFERLVWWKEKWQN from the coding sequence TATCGAATTATTACGATGTGGCTAATGCAGACGAATTTGAAACTTTATTTGGCCATTTAGCGATTGGGAAAAATCCTACTGAGAAACATAATCAATATTTGGTAATGACTTGGGATTTTTCCAAAGTGGATGCGCGAGGGACAATTGAAGAGATACAGGGTCGTTTGTATGATCATGTAAATAACAGTATTAAGGCATCTGCTGAAAAATATCAACTTGATGTCGTTATTAATAGGGGCAATGCCGTATCGTCTTTTGATGATTTTCTCCGAGCAAGCTGCGCTAAAAATCACAAACTTTATCTTTTTATAGACGAATACGATAATTTCGCCAATGAAGTCATGGCTTCAAAAGTCCACAATAATGATCGTTATGCGGATTTAGTTTATGGCGAAGGCATTTTAAAATCATTATTTAAAAATGTAAAAGCCGCGGCGGCAGGTAATGGATTAGATCGGGTTTTTATTACGGGCGTTTCGCCTGTGATTATGGCGGATATTAGCAGTGGTTATAATGTTGCTACTAATATTTATCGTTATCCGCGTTTTAATGATTTGTGTGGTTTTAATGAAGCTGAAATTAAACAAGCATTACATCAAGTGGCTAATGAATGTCAGCAGAATGGAGAATTAGTGGATATTGAGGCCGCGATGAAAACCATGCGCCAATTTTATAATGGTTATTGCTTTAATCAGCATGATTTGACCTCAGTTTATAATCCTACTTTAGCCCTTTATTTTTTGAAAAGTCTTCAGGAAGAATACCGCTATCCTGACGATTTATTAGACCATAATTTAGGCATGGATCGAGACCGTATTAATTATATCGCGCAATTGCCGAATGGCCCTGCATTAATTCAGCGAATTTGTGATGACAGTCAACAGGTTATTGTGCCGAAATTGCATGATCGCTTTGGGGTCAAAGATATGCTTGAGCAAGAGCAAGAAGAAGAAGCACTGGCTTCATTGTTATATTATCTTGGCGTTTTAACACAAGATAAAGTTGTCGCGCTTGGCAAGCTCCAATTACGCATTCCTAATTTAGTGATTCGCAGTTTATATGTGGAGAAATTACGCAAATTATTATTACCCGATGTGCAACTCAGTGATTTTAGTCAAGCAAAAGAACAATTCTTTATTACAGGCGATTTACAACCCTTATGCGAGTTTATTCAAGAACGACTGAATATTTTTAGTAATCGGGATTATCGCTGGGTGAATGAATTTGCGATTAAAACGGCGTTTATGATGTTATTGTTTGATGATCGTCTTTACATTGTCGATTCTGAACCCGAATTAAAACGACAATATGCGGATTTTACTTTAATTGCACGGCCTGATATGCGTAAATATGAGATGCTAGATCATTTAATGGAGTTTAAATTTGTGAAATTAAGTGATGTGAATTTGAGCGGGAAAGAAGTGCAACATTTATCGGAGAAAGCATTGCAAGAATTACCGCAAGTGCAAGCCGCATTCACCGCCGCATTTGCGCAATTAGAAACCTATCAACCGATTTTATTTGATCGTTATGGAGAAGATATATTGCGCTTGCAAACCACGGCGGTGGTGGCGGTTGAATTTGAGCGGTTGGTGTGGTGGAAAGAAAAATGGCAAAATTAA
- a CDS encoding Rpn family recombination-promoting nuclease/putative transposase produces the protein MTRKLISFDWAIKKILRSKANFGILEGFLSELLFTDIQILEILESEANQDTEDNKFNRVDIKVKDRDEKIYIVEVQFSRELDYLQRILYASSKVITEHLPKGAPYSEVSKVISVNILHFDLGKGDDYIYHGTTRFIGLHNQTELELSAEQQQLYSAQKIADLYPEYYLIELRNFNNVAKDTLDEWIYFLKNEQIEDNFTAKGLKEAKETLDVLKMNPQERLAYERHQEALHYQASMYESTYVLGKLEGRMEEALSIAKNMKKMGLPVQLIVEATNLSAAEIETL, from the coding sequence ATGACACGCAAACTCATCAGCTTTGACTGGGCAATTAAAAAAATTCTGCGCAGCAAGGCTAATTTTGGGATTTTGGAAGGGTTTTTATCTGAATTATTATTTACTGATATTCAGATTCTTGAAATATTGGAAAGTGAGGCCAATCAAGACACGGAAGATAATAAATTTAATCGCGTTGATATTAAAGTCAAAGACCGCGATGAGAAAATTTATATCGTAGAAGTGCAATTTTCGCGTGAATTAGATTATTTGCAGCGAATTCTTTATGCCAGTTCTAAAGTAATCACTGAGCATTTGCCTAAAGGTGCGCCTTATTCTGAAGTGAGTAAAGTCATTTCGGTGAATATTTTGCATTTTGATTTAGGTAAAGGCGATGATTATATTTATCATGGCACGACGCGCTTTATTGGTTTGCATAATCAAACCGAATTAGAATTGAGTGCAGAACAACAGCAGTTATATTCTGCGCAAAAAATTGCGGATTTATATCCTGAATATTATTTAATTGAACTGCGTAATTTTAATAATGTGGCAAAAGATACTTTAGATGAGTGGATTTATTTTCTTAAAAATGAGCAGATTGAAGATAATTTTACCGCTAAAGGTTTAAAAGAAGCGAAAGAAACTTTAGACGTGTTAAAAATGAATCCACAAGAACGCTTGGCTTATGAACGTCATCAGGAAGCCCTGCATTATCAAGCCAGTATGTATGAATCGACTTATGTATTGGGGAAATTAGAAGGTCGAATGGAAGAGGCATTATCCATCGCAAAAAACATGAAGAAAATGGGATTGCCTGTGCAGCTTATTGTCGAAGCCACTAACTTGTCTGCGGCTGAAATAGAGACTTTATAA
- a CDS encoding Rpn family recombination-promoting nuclease/putative transposase: MTRKLISFDWAIKKILRSKANFGILEGFLSELLFTDIQILEVLESEANQDTEDNKFNRVDIKVKDRDEKIYIVEVQFSRELNYLQRILYASSKVIIEHLPKGVPYSEVSKVISVNILHFDLGKGDDYIYHGTTRFIGLHNQTELELSAEQQQLYSAQKIADLYPEYYLIELRNFNNVAKDTLDEWIYFLKNEQIEDNFTAKGLKEAKETLDVLKMNPQERLAYERHQEALHYQASMYESTYVLGKLEGRVEGLVEGRAEGRIEGALSIAKNMKKMGLPVQLIVEATNLSAAEIETL; this comes from the coding sequence ATGACACGCAAACTCATCAGCTTTGACTGGGCAATTAAAAAAATTCTGCGCAGCAAGGCTAATTTTGGGATTTTGGAAGGGTTTTTATCCGAATTATTATTTACTGATATTCAGATTCTTGAAGTGTTAGAAAGTGAGGCCAATCAAGACACAGAAGATAATAAATTTAATCGCGTCGATATTAAGGTCAAAGACCGCGATGAGAAAATTTATATTGTAGAAGTGCAATTTTCGCGTGAATTAAATTATTTGCAGCGAATTCTTTATGCCAGTTCTAAAGTAATCATTGAGCATTTGCCTAAAGGTGTGCCTTATTCTGAGGTGAGTAAAGTCATTTCGGTGAATATTTTGCATTTTGATTTAGGTAAAGGCGATGATTATATTTATCATGGCACGACGCGCTTTATTGGTTTGCATAATCAAACTGAATTAGAATTGAGTGCCGAACAACAGCAATTATATTCTGCGCAAAAAATTGCGGATTTATATCCTGAATATTATTTAATTGAACTGCGTAATTTTAATAATGTGGCAAAAGATACTTTAGATGAATGGATTTATTTTCTTAAAAATGAGCAGATTGAAGATAATTTTACCGCTAAAGGTTTAAAAGAAGCTAAAGAAACTTTAGACGTGTTAAAAATGAATCCACAAGAACGCTTGGCTTATGAACGTCATCAGGAAGCCTTGCATTATCAAGCCAGTATGTATGAATCGACTTATGTATTGGGGAAATTAGAAGGTCGTGTGGAAGGTTTAGTGGAGGGACGGGCAGAAGGTCGAATAGAAGGAGCATTATCCATCGCAAAAAACATGAAGAAAATGGGATTGCCTGTGCAACTTATTGTCGAAGCCACTAACTTGTCTGCGGCTGAAATAGAGACTTTATAA
- a CDS encoding Rpn family recombination-promoting nuclease/putative transposase — MTRKLISFDWAIKKILRSKANFGILEGFLSELLFTDIQILEVLESEANQDTEDNKFNRVDIKVKDRDEKIYIVEVQFSRELDYLQRILYASSKVITEHLPKGAPYSEVSKVISVNILHFDLGKGDDYIYHGTTRFIGLHNQTELELSAEQQQLYSAQKIADLYPEYYLIELRNFNNVAKDTLDEWIYFLKNEQIEDNFTAKGLKEAKETLDVLKMNPQERLAYERHQEALHYQASMYESTYVLGKLEGRAEGRMEEALSIAKNMKKMGLAVQLIVEATNLSAAEIDAL; from the coding sequence ATGACACGCAAACTCATCAGCTTTGACTGGGCAATTAAAAAAATTCTGCGCAGCAAGGCTAATTTTGGGATTTTGGAAGGGTTTTTATCTGAATTATTATTTACTGATATTCAGATTCTTGAAGTGTTAGAAAGTGAGGCCAATCAAGACACAGAAGATAATAAATTTAATCGCGTCGATATTAAGGTCAAAGACCGCGATGAGAAAATTTATATTGTAGAAGTGCAATTTTCGCGTGAATTAGATTATTTGCAGCGAATTCTTTATGCCAGTTCTAAAGTAATCACTGAGCATTTGCCTAAAGGTGCGCCTTATTCTGAGGTGAGTAAAGTCATTTCGGTGAATATTTTGCATTTTGATTTAGGTAAAGGCGATGATTATATTTATCATGGCACGACGCGCTTTATTGGTTTGCATAATCAAACTGAGTTAGAATTGAGTGCCGAACAACAGCAGTTATATTCTGCGCAAAAAATTGCGGATTTATATCCTGAATATTATTTAATTGAACTGCGTAATTTTAATAATGTGGCAAAAGATACTTTAGATGAATGGATTTATTTTCTTAAAAATGAGCAGATTGAAGATAATTTTACTGCTAAAGGTTTAAAAGAAGCTAAAGAAACTTTAGACGTGTTAAAAATGAATCCTCAAGAACGCTTGGCTTATGAACGCCATCAAGAAGCCTTGCATTATCAAGCCAGTATGTATGAATCGACTTATGTATTGGGGAAATTAGAAGGACGGGCAGAAGGTCGAATGGAAGAGGCATTATCCATCGCAAAAAACATGAAGAAAATGGGGTTGGCTGTGCAACTTATTGTCGAAGCCACTAACTTGTCTGCGGCTGAAATAGACGCTTTGTAA
- a CDS encoding type II toxin-antitoxin system Phd/YefM family antitoxin: MRIVSFTEARNSLKAVLDAAVNDADTVVITRRDAEDAVVMSLDYYNSLMETVHLLRSPANADHLNRSIAQFKAGKVSQRDLMDE; encoded by the coding sequence ATGAGAATTGTATCTTTTACAGAAGCAAGAAATAGCTTAAAAGCCGTATTAGACGCAGCCGTTAATGATGCAGATACCGTAGTTATCACGCGCCGCGATGCTGAAGATGCCGTTGTGATGTCGTTGGATTACTATAACAGCTTAATGGAAACGGTGCATTTGCTGCGTTCGCCCGCCAATGCAGATCATTTGAACCGTTCCATAGCCCAGTTTAAAGCCGGTAAAGTCAGCCAAAGAGATTTAATGGATGAGTAG
- a CDS encoding Txe/YoeB family addiction module toxin: MSSRLLSWTDESWNDYLYWQTQDRKTLNRINKLIQDVKRSPFEGIGKPEALKENLAGFWSRRIDDTNRLVYAVEDKAITIISCRYHY, encoded by the coding sequence ATGAGTAGTCGCTTACTCTCATGGACAGATGAGTCATGGAACGATTACTTGTATTGGCAGACACAAGACAGGAAAACGCTTAACCGTATCAATAAATTGATCCAGGATGTTAAGCGTTCTCCTTTTGAAGGCATCGGCAAACCGGAGGCATTAAAAGAAAATTTAGCCGGTTTTTGGTCGCGTCGCATTGATGACACAAACCGATTGGTGTATGCGGTCGAAGATAAGGCCATCACGATCATTTCATGTCGTTATCACTATTAA
- a CDS encoding Re/Si-specific NAD(P)(+) transhydrogenase subunit alpha yields the protein MPICVGVTKERLPQERRVALVPEIAKRLKSFGVTIVMETGAGQTAGFLDQHYQEQSVKIVETASAVYQQANLILTVNAPSSEQINLMTSDTVLIGFMSPHRDPDRIRLLQTRSITSFAMELIPRISRAQSMDALSSQAAVAGYKAVIMAADLAMVFFPMLTTAAGTIRPAKALIIGAGVAGLQAIATARRLGAMVEGYDVRAATKEQVESLGAKFIDMPIRAEGQGGYARELTAEERQQQQEILAKHVAAANVVITTAAIPGRPSPKIITQNMVERMASGSVIVDLAAEGGGNCELSQAGNTIQHRGVVIHAPLNVPSQTPLHASEMYSRNLFNLLSLMLNKTGELTLDWSDEVINSSCLTTAGEIKHAPTRTMVEGAKS from the coding sequence ATGCCTATTTGTGTGGGGGTGACTAAAGAGCGTCTGCCGCAAGAACGCCGTGTGGCGTTGGTGCCGGAGATCGCTAAACGACTCAAATCATTCGGAGTCACTATCGTCATGGAAACCGGTGCCGGCCAAACGGCAGGTTTCCTCGATCAACACTATCAAGAACAGTCCGTTAAAATTGTTGAAACCGCATCTGCTGTGTATCAGCAGGCAAATTTGATTTTAACGGTCAATGCACCGTCTTCTGAACAAATCAATTTGATGACATCAGACACCGTGTTAATCGGTTTTATGTCGCCGCACCGTGATCCTGATCGGATTCGCCTATTGCAAACCCGTTCGATCACCAGTTTTGCGATGGAACTGATTCCGCGGATTTCGCGGGCGCAATCGATGGATGCCTTGTCGTCGCAAGCGGCTGTGGCGGGTTATAAAGCGGTGATTATGGCCGCTGATTTGGCGATGGTGTTTTTCCCGATGTTGACCACTGCGGCCGGAACAATTCGCCCAGCGAAAGCTCTGATTATCGGGGCAGGCGTAGCGGGATTACAAGCAATCGCTACGGCGCGGCGTTTGGGCGCAATGGTAGAAGGCTACGACGTGCGCGCCGCGACTAAGGAACAAGTCGAATCGCTAGGCGCGAAATTTATCGACATGCCTATCCGTGCCGAAGGCCAAGGCGGCTACGCCAGAGAATTAACCGCCGAAGAACGACAACAACAACAGGAAATTCTGGCTAAACACGTGGCCGCCGCGAATGTGGTGATCACGACGGCCGCCATTCCCGGCCGCCCTTCTCCCAAAATTATTACGCAAAACATGGTCGAACGCATGGCCAGCGGTTCAGTGATTGTGGATTTGGCGGCCGAAGGCGGCGGGAATTGTGAATTGAGTCAAGCAGGAAATACGATTCAACACCGCGGAGTCGTTATTCACGCGCCTTTAAATGTGCCAAGTCAAACGCCTTTGCACGCCAGTGAAATGTATTCGCGTAATTTGTTCAATTTGCTGTCTTTAATGCTGAATAAAACCGGTGAATTAACGCTGGATTGGTCAGATGAAGTGATCAACAGCAGTTGTCTTACCACGGCGGGGGAAATTAAGCACGCACCCACGCGCACTATGGTTGAAGGAGCGAAATCATGA
- a CDS encoding NAD(P) transhydrogenase subunit alpha, giving the protein MIEGFTALYIFMLAAFTGYEVIARVPVILHTPLMSGSNFVHGIVLVGAMVALGHAQTGLEQTIGFIAVVFAAGNAVGGYVVTERMLEMFKSSQGGTK; this is encoded by the coding sequence ATGATTGAGGGATTTACCGCACTGTATATTTTTATGTTAGCGGCTTTTACAGGTTACGAAGTGATTGCCAGAGTGCCTGTGATTTTACATACGCCACTGATGTCGGGTTCTAATTTCGTACACGGCATTGTCTTGGTGGGCGCGATGGTCGCACTCGGACATGCCCAAACAGGATTGGAACAAACTATTGGTTTTATCGCCGTTGTTTTTGCTGCGGGTAACGCTGTCGGCGGTTACGTGGTGACCGAGCGCATGTTGGAAATGTTCAAAAGCAGTCAAGGAGGTACGAAGTGA
- a CDS encoding NAD(P)(+) transhydrogenase (Re/Si-specific) subunit beta, whose translation MSNREDLENALSQHRESLAHLEHVINDYVQTASTTTTPPVETVKTSVGYMPLIEITYFVAAVLFILGLKKMSSPVTARNGIVWAGVGMVIATLATFFYPDLHNYILMIIAIAIGSAAAWWTAKRVAMTDMPQMIAMYNGLGGGAAAAIAAVELLKGTEHPLSVQVLAVLGALIGSVAFSGSVIAYAKLDGLLNSTFRFANQQLVNLAVFVVTVILGAIIVYQGAEASAFLIMMFFILALVFGVLMALPIGGADMPVVISLFNALTGLAVGFEGFVLGNAAMIIAGTVVGSAGTLLTQLMAKAMNRPLTNILFKNFGGSSSGGSTDVEGSMKAIEPSDAAVMMAYAGQVVIVPGYGMAVAQAQHKIWELSKALIDRGVRVKFAIHPVAGRMPGHMNVLLAEAGVPYDLIFDMDEINAEFEQTDVVLVIGANDVVNPAARKDPSSPIYGMPILNVDKAHNTIVIKRGQGKGFSGIENLLFYADNTRMLYGDGQKAVAELLQQVKEF comes from the coding sequence GTGAGCAATCGAGAAGACTTAGAAAACGCATTAAGCCAACATCGAGAGTCTCTGGCACACTTAGAACATGTGATCAATGATTACGTGCAAACGGCTTCTACCACTACAACACCTCCAGTAGAAACAGTAAAAACATCGGTTGGATATATGCCTTTGATTGAAATCACTTATTTTGTGGCAGCGGTGTTATTTATTCTGGGTTTGAAAAAAATGAGTTCCCCAGTGACCGCGCGCAATGGGATTGTGTGGGCGGGAGTGGGGATGGTGATCGCCACGCTGGCGACTTTTTTCTATCCTGATTTACACAATTATATTTTGATGATCATTGCCATTGCGATTGGATCGGCTGCGGCGTGGTGGACGGCAAAACGAGTCGCCATGACCGATATGCCACAGATGATCGCCATGTATAACGGTCTCGGTGGGGGCGCAGCAGCGGCAATCGCAGCGGTTGAATTACTCAAAGGGACAGAACATCCATTGAGTGTGCAAGTGTTAGCGGTATTGGGTGCGTTAATCGGAAGTGTGGCATTTTCAGGTTCTGTCATCGCTTATGCCAAATTAGACGGCTTGTTAAACAGCACCTTCCGTTTTGCCAATCAACAATTGGTTAATTTAGCCGTATTTGTCGTGACGGTGATTTTAGGCGCGATCATTGTGTATCAAGGCGCGGAGGCTTCTGCATTCTTGATTATGATGTTCTTTATATTGGCATTGGTTTTTGGCGTATTGATGGCCTTGCCGATTGGTGGCGCGGATATGCCGGTGGTGATTTCCTTGTTCAATGCTTTGACGGGTCTGGCTGTGGGTTTTGAAGGCTTTGTTTTAGGCAATGCCGCGATGATCATTGCAGGAACGGTCGTGGGATCGGCAGGGACATTGTTGACTCAGTTAATGGCTAAAGCCATGAATCGCCCCTTAACCAATATTTTATTTAAGAATTTTGGCGGTTCTAGCAGCGGCGGTTCAACCGATGTCGAAGGCAGTATGAAAGCCATTGAACCCAGCGATGCGGCCGTGATGATGGCGTATGCGGGACAAGTGGTGATTGTGCCGGGGTACGGCATGGCTGTGGCTCAAGCCCAGCATAAAATTTGGGAATTGTCGAAAGCCTTAATTGATCGCGGTGTTCGGGTTAAATTTGCGATTCATCCCGTTGCAGGACGGATGCCCGGCCACATGAATGTGTTACTGGCTGAAGCAGGTGTGCCTTATGATTTAATTTTCGACATGGACGAAATCAATGCCGAATTTGAGCAAACCGATGTGGTTTTGGTGATCGGTGCGAATGACGTAGTCAATCCCGCCGCCCGCAAAGACCCCAGTAGTCCAATTTATGGAATGCCCATTTTAAATGTCGATAAAGCGCACAATACCATTGTGATTAAACGCGGACAAGGTAAGGGATTTTCTGGCATTGAGAATCTGTTATTTTACGCCGACAATACTCGCATGTTATATGGCGATGGACAAAAAGCAGTGGCTGAATTATTACAACAGGTTAAAGAGTTTTAA
- a CDS encoding Rpn family recombination-promoting nuclease/putative transposase, with the protein MNKYLNPYTDFGFKKLFGEEANKDLLIDFLNQLLPEQHQIAELNFKNTEQLPDIPLERKAIFDISCISTTGQHFIVEMQKAKLQFFKDRSVFYVTFPIRDQAKKGDWLFKLDPVYFVAILDFVYDETKEMAKFRRDVALRDEEGQLFFDKLHFKFLQMPLFNKQADELETHFDKWIYFLKNLETFEHIPAILNEPIFQKAFKTAELANLSQEQYSAYEKNLLDYLGVRAAMVTAKEEGRAEGKAEGIEEGKTVGALNIAKNMKAAGMETQIITRMAGLSSAQIDEL; encoded by the coding sequence ATGAACAAATACCTAAACCCTTACACTGATTTTGGTTTTAAAAAACTATTTGGTGAAGAAGCCAATAAAGATTTATTAATTGATTTTCTCAACCAACTTTTGCCAGAACAACATCAAATTGCAGAATTGAACTTTAAAAATACGGAGCAACTCCCTGATATTCCTTTAGAGCGCAAAGCCATTTTTGATATTAGCTGCATTAGCACCACAGGACAACATTTTATTGTTGAAATGCAAAAAGCCAAATTGCAGTTTTTTAAAGACCGCTCCGTTTTTTATGTCACTTTCCCCATCCGAGACCAAGCGAAAAAAGGCGATTGGTTATTTAAACTCGACCCCGTTTATTTTGTGGCTATTCTCGATTTTGTCTATGATGAAACGAAGGAAATGGCCAAATTTCGTCGTGATGTTGCGTTACGCGATGAAGAAGGACAATTATTTTTTGACAAACTCCATTTTAAATTCCTACAAATGCCGTTATTCAACAAGCAAGCGGATGAATTAGAAACTCACTTTGACAAATGGATTTATTTTCTAAAAAACCTAGAAACTTTTGAACATATCCCTGCTATTCTCAATGAGCCGATTTTCCAAAAAGCCTTCAAAACCGCAGAATTAGCCAATCTCAGCCAAGAACAATATTCTGCGTATGAAAAAAACCTACTGGATTATCTAGGCGTTCGCGCCGCAATGGTGACGGCTAAAGAAGAGGGGAGAGCGGAGGGAAAGGCAGAGGGCATAGAAGAGGGTAAAACTGTGGGCGCATTAAACATAGCGAAAAATATGAAAGCCGCAGGTATGGAGACCCAAATTATTACACGAATGGCAGGCTTATCTTCTGCACAAATTGATGAATTATAA
- a CDS encoding Rpn family recombination-promoting nuclease/putative transposase, translated as MNKYLNPYTDFGFKKLFGEEANKDLLIDFLNQLLPEQHQIAELNFKNTEQLPDIPLERKAIFDISCISTTGQHFIVEMQKAKLQFFKDRSVFYVTFPIRDQAKKGDWLFKLDPVYFVAILDFVYDETKEMAKFRRDVALRDEEGQLFFDKLHFKFLQMPLFNKQADELETHFDKWIYFLKNLETFEHIPAILNEPIFQKAFKTAELANLSQEQYSAYEKNLLDYLGVRAAMVTAKEEGRAEGIEVGKTVGALNIAKNMKTAGMETQIIAQMTGLSSAQIDEL; from the coding sequence ATGAACAAATACCTAAACCCTTACACCGATTTTGGTTTTAAAAAACTATTTGGTGAAGAAGCCAATAAGGATTTATTAATTGATTTTCTCAATCAACTTTTGCCAGAACAACATCAAATTGCAGAATTGAACTTTAAAAATACTGAACAGCTCCCTGATATTCCTTTAGAGCGCAAAGCCATCTTTGATATTAGCTGCATTAGCACCACAGGACAACATTTTATTGTTGAAATGCAAAAAGCCAAATTGCAGTTTTTTAAAGACCGCTCCGTTTTTTATGTCACTTTCCCTATTCGAGACCAAGCGAAAAAAGGCGATTGGTTATTTAAACTCGACCCCGTTTATTTTGTGGCTATTCTCGATTTTGTCTATGATGAAACGAAGGAAATGGCCAAATTTCGTCGTGATGTTGCGTTACGCGATGAAGAAGGCCAATTATTTTTTGACAAACTCCATTTTAAATTCCTACAAATGCCGTTATTCAATAAGCAAGCGGATGAATTAGAAACTCACTTTGACAAATGGATTTATTTTCTAAAAAACCTAGAAACTTTTGAACATATCCCTGCTATTCTCAATGAGCCGATTTTCCAAAAAGCCTTCAAAACCGCAGAATTAGCCAATCTCAGCCAAGAACAATATTCTGCGTATGAAAAAAATCTACTGGATTATCTAGGCGTTCGCGCCGCAATGGTGACGGCTAAAGAAGAGGGGAGAGCGGAGGGCATAGAAGTGGGTAAAACTGTGGGCGCATTAAACATAGCGAAAAATATGAAAACCGCAGGTATGGAGACCCAAATTATTGCGCAAATGACAGGCTTATCTTCTGCACAAATTGATGAATTATAA
- a CDS encoding endonuclease domain-containing protein has translation MSTEKIKLVHPNILLCARELRHSVTTQESKLWEYLRNKRFHGLKFRRQHPIHRFILDFFCYEHQLAIEIDGSHHFEMEQQNYDFARTQWLKERNIKLLRFTNIEINKHIDDVLRKIASECGLES, from the coding sequence ATGTCCACCGAAAAAATAAAACTTGTACATCCAAATATTTTACTTTGTGCGCGTGAACTTCGTCATTCTGTTACAACTCAAGAAAGTAAATTGTGGGAATATTTGCGTAATAAACGGTTTCATGGATTAAAATTTCGCCGCCAACATCCTATTCATCGTTTCATTCTGGACTTTTTCTGTTACGAGCATCAGTTGGCTATAGAAATTGATGGTAGTCATCATTTTGAAATGGAACAACAAAATTATGATTTTGCGCGGACTCAGTGGCTAAAAGAAAGGAATATCAAACTTTTACGATTTACTAATATAGAAATTAATAAGCACATAGATGACGTTTTAAGAAAGATTGCAAGCGAGTGTGGACTTGAATCTTAA